A single genomic interval of Mangifera indica cultivar Alphonso chromosome 5, CATAS_Mindica_2.1, whole genome shotgun sequence harbors:
- the LOC123215276 gene encoding wall-associated receptor kinase-like 15, protein MKLPYPSITLLFFFSLIRYLPSLVSSQPCQRSCGTLPIKYPFGSGPGCGDPRFQQFVTCNDQKLTLTTHTGCYPITDIDYMNQVIYLTDPSMSTCACTQPSKGFGLDWNAPFSFHEDNVFTLLDCSIASSPIYKSSTFNGDNSSAVVPLCDKNGVAICSYLYSCRAISTLNLPISTCCVYAPVDLGPSFDMDLQKLQCSSYSGFYSFSGQEYNPENWKYGIALKYKFNVYNDYPGTCANCEKSNGACGYGGAYNSFICNCPSEANTTTDCFFESTFNNAQRLLPWKTGTRLTGALTLILVWVML, encoded by the exons ATGAAGCTACCTTATCCTTCAATTACactcttattctttttctctctaatcCGCTATCTTCCTTCTTTGGTTTCATCACAACCTTGCCAAAGAAGCTGTGGCACACTGCCAATCAAGTACCCCTTTGGCTCTGGCCCTGGCTGCGGCGACCCTCGATTCCAACAATTTGTTACTTGCAATGATCAAAAACTCACCTTGACCACACACACAGGCTGCTACCCCATCACCGATATAGACTACATGAATCAAGTCATATACTTGACGGATCCTTCCATGTCTACTTGTGCTTGTACACAACCAAGCAAAGGTTTTGGCCTTGACTGGAATGCTCCCTTCAGTTTCCATGAAGATAATGTCTTTACTCTACTTGACTGTTCCATCGCTTCCTCACCTATCTACAAATCAAGCACATTCAATGGAGATAACAGCTCGGCAGTAGTCCCTTTATGTGACAAAAATGGGGTAGCCATTTGCAGTTATTTGTATTCTTGTAGAGCAATTAGCACCCTCAACCTCCCTATCTCTACATGTTGTGTTTATGCACCGGTTGATCTGGGGCCTTCATTTGACATGGATTTACAGAAGTTGCAATGCTCTTCGTATTCCGGGTTCTACAGCTTCAGTGGGCAGGAATATAACCCGGAAAATTGGAAGTACGGAATAGcacttaaatataaattcaatgtGTATAACGACTATCCTGGCACATGTGCCAACTGCGAGAAGAGTAATGGAGCTTGTGGATACGGTGGAGCTTACAATTCATTTATCTGCAACTGTCCCAGTGAAGCGAACACCACCACAGACTGTTTCTTTGAATCAACCTTCAATAATGCTCAAAGGCTTCTCCCATGGAAGACAG GGACTCGGCTGACCGGTGCCTTGACATTGATTCTGGTTTGGGTCATGCTGTAG
- the LOC123215275 gene encoding hydroxyproline O-galactosyltransferase GALT6-like, with protein sequence MKRGKFESVLTLSRLRMIKFLMGVLFSYLLFMSFEIPLVFRTADSESDDGSIGFFDNALPKHVLLETESEELNAASRPSRDDFNSFSRTPERRMREFKKVSGLFFNESTLEDIEGSKDEFSFLHKTAKQAWLVGKKVWEELESGKTVASTKPQTNKTVENKSESCPHSIRMSGSDFLKRGHLMVLPCGLTLGSHITVIGLPHWAHPENDPKIATLKEGEESLMVSQFIMELQGLKTVDGEDPPRILHFNPRLKGDWSGKPVIEMNTCYRMQWGSAHRCEGWKSRADDETIDGRVKCEKWIRDDDDHLEESKATWWLNRLIGRTKKVTFEWPYPFAEGKLFVLTIQAGFEGYHINIDGNHIASFPYRTGFALEDATGLAVNGNVDVHAIYAASLPTSHPSFDPQKHLEMISKWQAPPLPHGQVELFIGILSAGNHFAERMAVRKSWMQHKLIKSSKVVARFFVALHGRKEVNVDLKKEAEYFGDIVIVPYMDAYDLVVLKTVAICEYGVRTVAAKYIMKCDDDTFVRVDAVIKEAKKVNRDKSLYIGNINYYHKPLRNGKWAVTYEEWPEEDYPPYANGPGYILSSDIGHFIVNEFEKHMLRLFKMEDVSMGMWVEKFNSTKPVEYVHSLKFCQHGCIEDYYTAHYQSPRQMTCLWGKLQKRGKPQCCNMR encoded by the exons atgaagCGGGGGAAATTTGAGTCGGTTTTGACGTTGAGTCGACTCAGGATGATTAAATTTCTGATGGGTGTTTTGTTTAGTTACCTTCTCTTCATGAGCTTTGAAATTCCTCTTGTTTTCAGAACTGCCGACTCTGAGTCCGATGATGGGTCTATTGGGTTCTTCGATAACGCTTTGCCCAAGCATGTGCTGCTTGAAACCGAGTCTGAAGAGTTGAACGCGGCGAGTCGACCTTCAAGGGACGATTTTAATAGTTTTTCACGGACACCGGAGCGGAGAATGCGGGAGTTCAAGAAAGTTTCCGGCTTGTTCTTCAACGAGAGCACACTTGAAGACATTGAAGGAAGTAAAGACGAGTTCTCTTTTCTCCACAAGACGGCGAAGCAAGCGTGGCTGGTTGGTAAGAAAGTTTGGGAGGAACTTGAATCCGGGAAAACCGTTGCTTCAACCAAGCCCCAAACAAACAAGACGGTGGAGAACAAATCGGAGTCTTGTCCGCATTCGATTAGGATGTCCGGGTCGGATTTTTTAAAGAGGGGTCATCTCATGGTGCTGCCGTGTGGATTAACACTGGGTTCGCATATTACTGTTATTGGTTTGCCGCATTGGGCACATCCGGAGAATGATCCGAAGATAGCGACGTTGAAAGAAGGGGAGGAGTCTTTGATGGTTTCCCAGTTTATAATGGAGTTGCAGGGTTTAAAGACGGTGGATGGGGAGGACCCACCGAGGATTTTGCATTTTAATCCGAGATTGAAGGGTGATTGGAGCGGCAAGCCTGTGATTGAAATGAACACTTGCTATAGGATGCAGTGGGGTTCGGCTCATAGATGTGAAGGCTGGAAATCTAGAGCTGATGACGAAACTA TTGATGGACGAGTGAAATGTGAGAAATGGATTCGTGATGATGACGATCACTTAGAAGAATCTAAGGCCACATGGTGGTTGAACAGGCTGATTGGGCGAACCAAGAAAGTGACATTTGAATGGCCATACCCATTTGCAGAGGGCAAGTTATTTGTTCTTACGATACAAGCTGGCTTTGAAGGCTACCATATTAATATCGATGGAAACCATATTGCGTCTTTTCCTTATCGAACT GGATTTGCTCTTGAGGATGCCACTGGACTAGCTGTGAATGGTAATGTTGATGTGCACGCTATATATGCTGCTTCCTTACCCACTTCTCATCCAAGTTTTGATCCCCAAAAGCATCTTGAAATGATAAGTAAGTGGCAAGCTCCACCTTTACCTCACGGACAGGTGGAGCTTTTTATTGGAATCCTTTCTGCTGGCAACCATTTTGCTGAGCGGATGGCTGTGAGGAAGTCTTGGATGCAACACAAGTTAATTAAATCTTCCAAAGTGGTGGCTCGGTTTTTTGTTGCACTG CATGGAAGAAAAGAAGTGAATGTGGACCTAAAGAAAGAAGCAGAGTATTTTGGTGATATTGTGATAGTTCCTTACATGGATGCTTATGACCTTGTTGTACTGAAGACTGTTGCAATCTGTGAATATGGG GTTCGCACAGTTGCTGCAAAGTATATCATGAAGTGTGATGATGACACATTTGTTCGGGTGGATGCTGTCATCAAGGAAGCAAAGAAAGTCAATAGAGATAAGAGCCTGTATATTGGGAACATAAATTACTATCACAAGCCCCTCCGTAATGGAAAATGGGCAGTAACATATGAG GAATGGCCTGAAGAAGATTATCCACCATATGCAAATGGTCCAGGTTATATTTTGTCTTCTGACATTGGACATTTTATcgtaaatgaatttgaaaaacacATGCTAAGA TTGTTCAAGATGGAAGACGTGAGCATGGGAATGTGGGTGGAAAAGTTCAATAGTACAAAACCAGTTGAGTATGTTCATAGTTTGAAGTTCTGCCAGCATGGGTGCATCGAAGACTATTATACTGCTCATTACCAATCTCCTAGACAGATGACATGCTTGTGGGGTAAGTTGCAAAAGCGAGGAAAGCCACAGTGCTGCAACATGAGATGA